A window from Gossypium raimondii isolate GPD5lz chromosome 7, ASM2569854v1, whole genome shotgun sequence encodes these proteins:
- the LOC105762219 gene encoding uncharacterized protein LOC105762219 translates to MAANRLESQGKLPSQTESNPRQNASAITLRSGKILEPVPDKRRLANDKKANEEKEIFETFRKVEVNIPLLNTIKQIPRYSKFLKELCTSKRRLVGNERVNVEENVSAVLQKKVSPRYKEQGMFAISCEIGNLGIKKAMCDLGPSINVTPYPICKLINAGPLKKKEAIIQLSDRSVIYPEGLLEDVFVKVNELVFPADFYIINMEDDNSTNPSDIFLGRPFLSTASEKIDVQSGTLTMEFDGEIVKFNVYETMSHPNSLSNISSIDSIDCLTQNYFEYHDFDELETVLYRSIDMDVLSRLEELAVIEDPLREIVKHLETQP, encoded by the exons ATGGCAGCTAATCGTTTGGAATCTCAAGGTAAATTACCTTCCCAGACAGAGTCGAATCCTCGGCAAAATGCAAGTGCAATAACTCTTCGTAGCGGAAAAATTCTGGAACCAGTTCCCGACAAAA GGAGGCTCGCAAATGATAAGAAAGCgaatgaggaaaaagaaatcttCGAAACATTCAGAAAGGTGGAGGTAAATATCCCTTTGCTCAACACTATCAAACAAATCCCTCGTTATTCAAAATTTCTCAAGGAATTGTGCACTAGCAAGAGGAGGTTAGTAGGTAACGAAAGAGTGAATGTAGAAGAGAATGTCTCTGCAGTACTGCAAAAGAAAGTTTCGCCCAGATACAAGGAGCAAGGTATGTTTGCTATTTCTTGTGAGATAGGTAATTTAGGCATTAAGAAAGCCATGTGTGATTTAGGGCCTTCCATTAATGTTACGCCTTATCCTATTTGTAAGTTGATTAACGCGGGTcctttgaaaaagaaagaagcaaTAATCCAGTTGTCGGACAGGTCAGTCATCTATCCCGAAGGGTTGCTTGAAGACGTCTTTGTTAAAGTTAACGAATTAGTTTTCCCTGCAGATttctacattattaatatggagGACGATAACTCAACTAATCCGTCTGATATTTTTCTTGGAAGACCATTTCTAAGTACCGCAAGTGAAAAAATTGATGTTCAGAGTGGAACATTGACAATGGAGTTTGATGGCGAAATAgtgaaattcaatgtctacGAAACCATGAGTCATCCTAActcattatcaaatatttccAGTATCGATAGTATAGattgtttaactcaaaattattttgaatatcatgaCTTTGATGAGTTGGAAACTGTCCTTTACAGAAGCATTGACATGGATGTTTTAAGTCGTCTCGAGGAATTAGCAGTTATAGAAGATCCGTTGCGAGAAATTGTCAAACACTTGGAGACGCAACCATAG